The Kordia sp. SMS9 DNA window GTGGTTGGACTGGCGAATATGAAAATTTTAGGACTTTCTGACGATAAGGTAAATGTAAATGGTGGCGCGGTTTCTTTAGGACATCCGCTTGGTTGTTCTGGAGTGCGAATTTTGATTACATTGCTTAGTGTATTGGAACAAAATAATGCAAAAATTGGAGCGGCAGCAATCTGTAATGGTGGCGGTGGCGCTTCTGCATTTGTTATAGAAAGAGCTTAATTTTCCCATGCTAAAAAACACCGAATTTTAATCCATGCAATACGGAATTTGCAATTTGAGTATTGTTCCGCTTCGTGCAGAACCAACCGATACGAGTGAACTTGTATCGCAAGTACTATATGGAGAACATTTTAAAGTATTGGAGCAACGCAAAAAATGGAGTCGCATTCGCATTGCGTTTGACACTTATGAAGGTTGGATTGACAATAAACAGTACCTAGAAATTACCGAAGACATCTATAAAGAAAAAGACAAAGAGGAGCTAATTTTATCTTCCGATTTGGTAGAATTTGTTACGGATGAATCGCTCTTAATGCCCATTCCGATTGGTTCTGTTTTAAATTCACTGGAATTTCTTTCGCACCAACATGATGGAAATACCGTAAGCGGAATTATTTCCAAAGAGAATATTATTAAAACTTCGTATATGTATTTGGGCGCTCCGTATTTGTGGGGTGGAAAAACACCTTTCGGAATCGATTGTTCAGGATTTACCCAAATGGTGTATAAGCTGAATGGTTATCAACTTTTGCGTGATGCTTCTCAGCAAGCTACACAAGGAGAAGCGTTAAGTTTTATAGAAGAAAGTGAACCTGGTGATTTGGCATTTTTTGACAATGAAGAAGGCACTATTATTCATGTGGGAATCATTATGGAGGATAATTATATCATTCACGCACACGGAAAAGTTCGGATAGATCGTATTGATCATTCAGGAATTTTTAATGTAGAGACACATCGACACACGCACAGACTTCGTGTGATTAAAAAGATTATTTAGTTCTTCTAAAAAAGTTCTAAATACATATAAAAATTACAACATAAAAAAACCTCGCAAATTGCGAGGTTTTTAGTTTTTACACGTTAAGAATTACTGTCCTAACTCTGCTAATTTAGCTTTTACTTGTTTGAATTTTTCATCTTCACCTAAGAAAGAATACAATCCTTTTAATTGCTTTAAGATGCCAACATCGTCTGGTACACTTACAATGATTCCTTCTAATATTGATAGTGATTCTTTGTATAATGAAATTTGTTGTTTTTGGAACTCTTCAAACTTCTTATTATCCGCAGAAGAATTTCCTAATTCATTCATCTTATCAACTACTTCAGAAGCTTCATCTAAATATGTTTTGGATAAGTTTACTGCTGCATTTACATAGCCTGGATCTAGCTCCAATACTTTTCTGTACGCTGCTCTCGCTTCTTCTACATCGCCATTTTCACCACTGATTACTCCAATATTGTAATACGAATCTACATCGTTTGGATTTTTGGTAATAATCTCTTTCATGATTTCTTTAAACTTAGCTGTATCGCCCATTTTGTAGTAGATATTTCCTTTGGTCAATAACAAAGAAGGATCGTCTGGACTCACTTTGATTGCGTCTTCTACTGCCGCTAAGGCTTTTTCATTATCACCAACATGATTGGTATAAATCCAAGAAATATTTTTTACGATTTCTGGTAATCTTGATTTCGTTTTTTCTTGTGTAGGACTTGCATGTGATTTAGATCTAACAGATAAATCTCTAATGTTTTTGTCTTGGAAAGGTTCTTTTTTTCCTGTGGCTACATTGATGGCAAAATACTTTGTTTTTACTCCCGTATATTCCATGTCTTTTAAGTCTTCATAATACTTTAACGCAGTATTATAATCCTTTCCTGAGATTGAATTGGAAGCAGCAAAGTAAAGTAAGTCTTTATTTTCTGGCTGTAAGGTGTACGCCGTATGTAAAAGACTTGATGCATTCGCATTATCTTTAGCATTTTGAGCCGCAATTGCTTTGTCTACCAATTTACCAACCATGGTTTGTAAATTTGGTTTCGCTTCTTTCGTATACTCAAATTTCTTTTGCTCTTTTTCAAATGCTAGTAACTTGTTATAAGCTTCACCTGCAGTTTTTAAAGAAGCGTCCGCGTCCATTCCTTTATCAGCTAAATTCTGGTACGTTTTACCTTTTAAAAAGTAATATTTTGCTTTGTATTTAGCTTCAGCGCTTTCAATTGTTCCAGAAAGTCCTTCCAAAATGCTTTTTGCTTCAGTAGGATTCTCTTTTTTCAATGCTTTCTCAGCGGCTTTTAATTCTTTCTTTTGTGCAAAAGAAAAGGCTGTCATCAACAGTGCTGAAAAAATTAAAATGGTTTTCTTCATTTTGTAAATGTTTAAAATAATTGAGGTTTTTTATTTGTTATTATTCTTGTGATTCTTGCTCACTACTGTTATCCATATCAACTGCCGTGCCATTTTCTGGAGTGTCAATATTTTCAGCATCTTCTATTACATCTTCATCTTCTTGCTCGTTGCGAACTTTGGCAACTGCAGCAATAGAATCTTTTCCTTTAATATTGATCAATCGAACACCTTGAGTCGCTCTTCCCATAACTCTTAAATCAGCAACTGCCATACGAATTGCAATTCCTGATTTGTTGATAATCATCAAACCGTCTTCATCCGTTACGTTTTTAATCGCTACTAATTGTCCCGTTTTTTCAGTCACAGAAATGGTCTTCACTCCTTTTCCGCCACGATTGGTAATTCGGTAATCTTCTAAGCTAGATCGTTTTCCATATCCGTTTTCAGAAACTACTAAGATATTGCTTTCCATATCGTTTACAGCAACCATACCTACAACTTCATCGTTGTCATCTGCAAGCCTGATTCCACGAACTCCAGAAGCATTTCTTCCCATTGGGCGCGTTTTTTCTTCTTCAAAACGAATGGCTTTCCCCGATTTTACAGCCAACATTACTTGACTGTTTCCAGTGGTTAACTTCGCTTCTAGCAATTCGTCACCATCTTTAATGGTAATTGCATTGATACCATTGGTACGCGGACGTGAATACTGTTCTAAAGGCGTTTTCTTCACTTGCCCTTTTTTCGTAGCCATAATCACATAATGATTATTGATGTATTCTTCGTCTTTTAGGTTTTGCGTACAGATAAATGCTTTTACCTTATCATCTTTTTCAATATTGATTAAGTTCTGAATCGCTCTACCTTTCGATGTTTTGCTTCCTTCTGGAATTTCATATACACGCATCCAGAAACATTTTCCTCTTTGCGTAAAGAATAACATATATTGGTGATTGGTTCCAACAAATAAATGCTCTAAGAAATCCTCATTTCGTGTCGCACTTCCTTTTTGTCCAACACCACCACGGTTTTGTTTTTTGTATTCTGTTAACGAAGTACGTTTAATGTATCCTGCATGTGAAATGGTAATCACTACTTTTTCATCCGGAATTAAATCTTCAATACTTACATCGCCACCTGCATATTCGATCATTGAACGACGTTCGTCTCCGTATTTATCTTTGATGACTGCCAATTCTTCTTTAATGATGTCCATTCTTCTTGACTTGTTTGCCAAAATATCACGGTAATCTTCAATACTTTTCATGATGTCATCATACTCTGCACGCAACTTGTCTTGTTCCAGGCCTGTTAACTGGCGTAATCGCATTTCCACAATCGCCTTCGCTTGAATTTCTGTCAATTCAAAACGTTTGATCAAGTTGTTACGCGCATCTTCCGCATTTTGCGAACCACGAATAATGGCAATTACCTCATCAATATTATCAGAAGCAATAATTAATCCTTCTAAAATATGGGCGCGTTCTTCAGCTTTTTTAAGCTCATATTGCGTTCTACGTGTTACGACTTCATGTCTGTGTTCCACAAAGTGATGAATCATTTCTTTCAGATTCAACAATTGTGGACGTCCATGAACTAATGCAATATTATTTACACTAAAAGACGACTGTAATGCAGTGTACTTATATAATTTATTTAAAACGATGTTTGGAATTGCGTCACGTTTCAAAATGTACACAATGCGCATTCCTTTTCTATCTGATTCATCACGAATCGAAGAAATACCATCAATCTTTTTATCATTAATCAAATCGGCAGTTTTCTTAATCATGTCTGCCTTGTTGACTTGATATGGAATTTCAGTAACAATGATACATTCTCTTCCTTGCACTTCTTCCATAACGGCTTTTCCACGCATGACAACTCGTCCGCGTCCTGTTTTAAACGCTTCACGTACGCCATCATATCCATAAATGATTCCACCTGTTGGGAAATCGGGTGCTTTTACGTGCTGAATTAATTCATCAATTTCAATGTCATTATTATCAATATACGCGTGAATTCCGTCTATGACTTCCGACAAATTGTGTGGTGGCATATTCGTTGCCATACCTACTGCAATCCCTGAAGCTCCATTAATTAGTAAGCCAGGAACACGAGTTGGTAATACTGTTGGTTCCTTTAACGTATCGTCAAAATTTAGGGAATGGTCTACGGTGTCTTTATCAATATCTGCCAACATATCATCGGATATCTTGCGCATTCTTGCTTCCGTAT harbors:
- a CDS encoding C40 family peptidase encodes the protein MQYGICNLSIVPLRAEPTDTSELVSQVLYGEHFKVLEQRKKWSRIRIAFDTYEGWIDNKQYLEITEDIYKEKDKEELILSSDLVEFVTDESLLMPIPIGSVLNSLEFLSHQHDGNTVSGIISKENIIKTSYMYLGAPYLWGGKTPFGIDCSGFTQMVYKLNGYQLLRDASQQATQGEALSFIEESEPGDLAFFDNEEGTIIHVGIIMEDNYIIHAHGKVRIDRIDHSGIFNVETHRHTHRLRVIKKII
- a CDS encoding tetratricopeptide repeat protein, with the protein product MKKTILIFSALLMTAFSFAQKKELKAAEKALKKENPTEAKSILEGLSGTIESAEAKYKAKYYFLKGKTYQNLADKGMDADASLKTAGEAYNKLLAFEKEQKKFEYTKEAKPNLQTMVGKLVDKAIAAQNAKDNANASSLLHTAYTLQPENKDLLYFAASNSISGKDYNTALKYYEDLKDMEYTGVKTKYFAINVATGKKEPFQDKNIRDLSVRSKSHASPTQEKTKSRLPEIVKNISWIYTNHVGDNEKALAAVEDAIKVSPDDPSLLLTKGNIYYKMGDTAKFKEIMKEIITKNPNDVDSYYNIGVISGENGDVEEARAAYRKVLELDPGYVNAAVNLSKTYLDEASEVVDKMNELGNSSADNKKFEEFQKQQISLYKESLSILEGIIVSVPDDVGILKQLKGLYSFLGEDEKFKQVKAKLAELGQ
- the gyrA gene encoding DNA gyrase subunit A, whose translation is MAEGEKLIPINIEDEMKSAYIDYSMSVIVSRALPDVRDGMKPVHRRVLFGMHELGVRSSSAHKKSARIVGEVLGKYHPHGDTSVYDAMVRMAQEWSLRYMLVDGQGNFGSIDGDSPAAMRYTEARMRKISDDMLADIDKDTVDHSLNFDDTLKEPTVLPTRVPGLLINGASGIAVGMATNMPPHNLSEVIDGIHAYIDNNDIEIDELIQHVKAPDFPTGGIIYGYDGVREAFKTGRGRVVMRGKAVMEEVQGRECIIVTEIPYQVNKADMIKKTADLINDKKIDGISSIRDESDRKGMRIVYILKRDAIPNIVLNKLYKYTALQSSFSVNNIALVHGRPQLLNLKEMIHHFVEHRHEVVTRRTQYELKKAEERAHILEGLIIASDNIDEVIAIIRGSQNAEDARNNLIKRFELTEIQAKAIVEMRLRQLTGLEQDKLRAEYDDIMKSIEDYRDILANKSRRMDIIKEELAVIKDKYGDERRSMIEYAGGDVSIEDLIPDEKVVITISHAGYIKRTSLTEYKKQNRGGVGQKGSATRNEDFLEHLFVGTNHQYMLFFTQRGKCFWMRVYEIPEGSKTSKGRAIQNLINIEKDDKVKAFICTQNLKDEEYINNHYVIMATKKGQVKKTPLEQYSRPRTNGINAITIKDGDELLEAKLTTGNSQVMLAVKSGKAIRFEEEKTRPMGRNASGVRGIRLADDNDEVVGMVAVNDMESNILVVSENGYGKRSSLEDYRITNRGGKGVKTISVTEKTGQLVAIKNVTDEDGLMIINKSGIAIRMAVADLRVMGRATQGVRLINIKGKDSIAAVAKVRNEQEDEDVIEDAENIDTPENGTAVDMDNSSEQESQE